In Rheinheimera sp. MM224, one DNA window encodes the following:
- the bfr gene encoding bacterioferritin: MKGNTQVIAALNELLSNELSAMDQYFIHARMYHDWGLSKLFERIDHEVTDEKAHAAALIERILFLEGTPDLSKRDPLQVGTDVPSMLQNDLNVEYSVGALLKKTIALCESVQDYVTRDLLMTLLDDTENDHAHWLEQQLRLIKLIGLPNYIQSQI, encoded by the coding sequence ATGAAAGGCAATACACAGGTTATAGCAGCGTTAAACGAGCTGCTGTCGAATGAACTCAGTGCTATGGATCAGTATTTTATCCATGCCCGTATGTATCACGACTGGGGTTTAAGCAAGTTGTTTGAGCGTATCGATCACGAAGTGACCGACGAAAAAGCTCATGCGGCAGCCTTGATTGAACGTATTTTATTTTTAGAAGGCACACCTGATTTATCCAAACGTGATCCGTTGCAGGTGGGTACTGACGTGCCGTCCATGTTGCAAAACGATTTAAACGTGGAGTATTCAGTCGGTGCTTTGCTGAAGAAAACTATAGCTCTGTGTGAATCTGTGCAGGACTACGTCACCCGCGATTTGCTGATGACCTTGCTGGACGATACTGAAAACGATCACGCCCATTGGCTGGAACAACAGCTGCGCCTGATCAAACTGATTGGTTTGCCAAACTATATTCAGTCGCAAATCTAA
- the bfr gene encoding bacterioferritin, which produces MKGQPLVLAKLNEVLTSELTSINQYFLHARIYKNWGLAQLNSVCYKKSIKDMKQADELIERILFLEGLPNLQALGKLRIGEDTEEMLQCDMDFQYDQLPLLRDAIKLCEQHQDYVSRELLQEILEHEEEHVDWIDTQQQQITLVGLENYLQSQMGSGD; this is translated from the coding sequence ATGAAAGGCCAACCTTTAGTGCTCGCTAAACTTAATGAGGTGCTGACCTCTGAGTTAACGTCCATTAACCAGTATTTTTTACATGCTCGTATCTATAAAAACTGGGGCTTGGCTCAGTTAAATTCGGTTTGCTATAAAAAATCGATCAAAGATATGAAGCAGGCTGATGAGCTGATTGAGCGTATTTTATTCCTGGAAGGCCTGCCAAACCTGCAAGCTTTAGGCAAATTACGTATTGGTGAAGACACCGAAGAAATGCTGCAGTGCGATATGGATTTCCAATACGATCAACTGCCGTTATTACGTGATGCCATCAAATTATGCGAACAGCATCAGGATTATGTCAGCCGCGAATTGTTGCAGGAAATTCTGGAACACGAAGAAGAGCATGTGGACTGGATTGATACTCAGCAGCAACAAATTACTTTGGTAGGTCTGGAAAATTACCTGCAAAGCCAAATGGGTTCAGGAGACTAA